Genomic window (Primulina huaijiensis isolate GDHJ02 unplaced genomic scaffold, ASM1229523v2 scaffold43333, whole genome shotgun sequence):
CATCTACGAGCCTATGTCGAACGGAAGCTTGTATGCTCTTCTTCATGGTTAGCCTCTCTTCTCCATAAATCCTTTTCTTTAAACTTTCATCCTGCCTAATATCTTTCTCCCGTTGAGTAAGCACAGAAACGCTAACGAACactaaataaatttaagggttgAGTTTAAATTTATCGATATATATCACTATACACTAGAAAAATTTCACGTTTCCTTGCTTGTTTTATGCTTACCATGGACTTAAAGAACCCGATCACATGTATACATGTTTCATCATCAGGAACCAACAAGCAGTCACTTTCTTGGGAAATCAGGCTAAGAATCGCCCTCGGTACAGCCCGTGGGATCGAACATCTCCACTCCAGCAGCCCCCGAACCACGCATGGGAACATTAAATCATCCAACATCTTCCTAACAAACTACTACAACCCTCGAATCACTGAATTTGGCCTCACACAACTCGTTCCTCCGGCATCCGCCACAAACGGTTATCGAGCCCCGGAAATAATCGGCACACGCAATGCCACACAGCCTGCGGATGTGTACAGTTTTGGGGTCATACTGCTCGAACTTCTGACGAGCAAATCACCCGAAGAGGCGTTGGCTAAGGAAGGGATCAAACTGGCGAGTTGGGTGGAATCTGTTGTTGAAGAGAAGTGGACAATTGAAGTGTTCGATCCCGAGTTGCTTCGGTACGAGAATCTCGAGGAACAAATGGTGCCGCTTTTGTATTTGGCGATTTCTTGCACGTCGCGGTATCCGGAGAAGAGACCATCCATTGCTGAGGTCGTGCGGCGGATTGATGAAATTTGTGGCGGAGAAGTAGAATATTAGTGTTGATGTTCTTTTGTCTTGTAAAAATAACAGATGCATGGTTTATATGTATGTCATTGATTTATTAATGATCAGGTATTTCttctatatttttaatgatttttgtgaaatttataaatccaaaaatatttaatttagaattttataaaagtttagtATTATTCAGTTTAAACAATTGTAGGGTTAAAAAAAAGTAACGTAATAtccaaatttgatttttaaaaactatataaaaatttagaaatattaaaaatgtcaatagaaatgaaagaattgaagtttAAGATacaattataaaatatcaaaaattatctattcaactaaaatatttgaatgaaCATTTGATCGAGAAATATCTCAAACTTGTATACTCACtttcatttatattaaaataatatatatacaaataatagTTAATTCATTCTTTTCTTCTTCCCATGTTTTTCTATTTCTTCGGACTTTTAAAAACACATCTTTTCTATTACtgactatattttaaaatcaaatttatgaacattattcattttattttttgagttaTGAACACAAAATCTAGCGAAATTTAAAttctatttattaaaaatttaattactctaccttataacaaaatataatattttattgatccctaaattgaaaataataattatttttaataaataaaattttgtttatattaattattatatcacattttatattatatattattattattattattattattattattattattattattattattattaggaCGATATGATTTGAAGCTCACAGGATAAATCACTAATTACTGATGTCAAGAGACTGGACTTAGTTTATATCTAAAAATAATTACTAATTACTGATGTCAAGAGAATTTGAGAAAATCGCATTTGTTAAACGCGCTAACAGCTAATTCCATGGCCACCCTGGTCTCCTGTAAACTTCCATGGCCTTTCTCCCTTGGATTTTCCTTCGAATTTCCAGCATCTCTTTTCAAGTTTTTCTCAACCCGTGTCATTGATTTGCTAGATTCATCGCATTACTTGTTGCAAATATCCTGCTTCAAATTTATTTCCTCAATTGAAATCCCATTTTTTGTCTAATTTCCGGTAGTCTTCTTCTAGCTATATACTATTCTTTCACACGCTTGTTTAGCTTTAATTTCGCTGCGTTTTCAAGGTTTTCGGCCTTTGAATCtttgcttcttctttttttgcgCTTTTCAAATTCCGGAAATTGGAAGAGAATGGATGATGTGAAAGATAAGATGAAGGGATTGATGAAGAAAGTCAACAATCCTTTTTCATCTTCAAATTCTAGCAAATTCAAAGGCCAAGGTAGAGTTTTGGGCTCTTCTTCAAGTCCCGATCAAGTTTTATCATCATCTTTGTCTAATTCCAAGGCTTTACCTCAAAAGACGAATAATATTTCTGAACCTTTACCACGAAAGGTAAGCAATAGTTCTGAGCAGAAACTAGAGAATAAGAAGCCTGAAATATTGGCGAATAAGAATAGGGACGAGAAGGATGGTAATGGGTTTGATCCATTTAATTCGTTGATCACTTCTGGGAGAAGGAATCCGCATGGTTATTCTTTGAAAGTGTTTGAATGTCCTGTTTGTAGCAAAGTGTATAGCTCAGAAGAGGAGGTTTCTGCTCATGTTGAATCTTGTTTGAGCAGTTCAGATTTGAGTAATGAGAATGGCGGCGAAGAATTGGTGGGCGGTGAAACCCGGCTGCAGGATTGTGTGAGTGCATATGTATCTGGGAAGCCGAAGGATAGTTCGATGGAGGTGGTGATGAGACTTTTCAAGAATGTGGTGGTTGATCCGCAAAATGCAAAGTTTAGGAAGATAAGGTTGGGAAATCCTAAGATAAAGGAGGCGATAGGGGATGTTCCGGGAGGGATTGAATTGTTGGAATGCATTGGGTTTGAGTTGAAAGAAGAAGGTGAGGAGATGTGGCTTACGATGGAAGTTCCTTCCGAGTATCAGCTTGGTTTAGTCAAGAAAGCTATATCTTTGCTGGATCCTAAGAAGGATGAGGAGTTACTATCCACTGCTCCTGCTAAGATCGAGGAAGACCTTCAGCCGCAGAAGGTCGATAGGCAGGTGTAACTCCAATTCATCACGTATTGTGTTTCACATTTTAACAGCATTTGCttaaattattttgtaaaatatagtgtcaGCTGCCTTTGCTTTTCGGTACAGCATATATCATGAGAATTTTGTGTCTTTTTCTTTGTGATCGTTGTTAAGGATCGTAACCGTGCAAGCCCGGGAATTACTGATAGTTCTCACTTATACAGACAGATGAAGACTGCAATATCAAAGAAATCTAACTTGTGGTTTATCAGAAGTTGGCACTCCTTTCTGTGTTATATGGAGTGTATATGCGTGTAGATATTGATAATTTATCAACAAACAGAAAAGATCTTGATTTCAGTTGTATCGTTCATGATCTCTTTAGCATTTAGGAGGATCGTATGGTTTCACTCAGAAGCTATGAAGGAAGAGCAGACTATGTGATACATACATATACCTAAGAGCATTATTTGATAAACTTTATTGGATGACCTAGTAAGAACTGAAAGAAGAAGCTTCTGAAGGGATGGAATAGAAGCTTCTGAAGGGATGGAATGAGCTgcattttctttgaatttttctctcttgtttgcTGACTCGAGAAAAAAATACTTATATTTTGATGCATGCTATCTGAAAGAAACATCTTTTCTACTATCATAAGATTCACTTGCTATTAGTGAATTTTACAGCAAGTGAATTTTACGGGTTCTTGTTACAATAAGCTAATGGCAAACAAACTCTCATCTCTCATACACATCACGTTAACTTAAATGCACTATATTGTTAATAATTATCATCAGTTGAATGAATTGTAGCCAAGAACAAGATGCTACAACTTCAGTTGGCTTCTGTGTCAATTTATATGTTTGCTTGTTATTGTATTTAACATATTTCGCTTTTTAATGGTTCTAATGCTACGTATTGATGTGGCACCAGGTGGATTAGATGCTattgtattaaaaatatatgcatgtatacttAGTCGAATAATCAATGACTCTATCTAATTTAAATGGATCTTGATCATCTGTTCGGAATCTTCTTTCATTGAATACTAATTAGAAAGATCAAAAGTCGCTTTTCCTATGTTAAAATCATTTGCATGGTTTTGGTTGCTTTATATTTCTATGAATATCCATAGTTCAGATTATATTAAAAACCTTATCTGTTCAAACATATGGCAGCATCAATTAATGTCACATTAAGACATTAGTCTCTTCTTTATTCATGCTTTTGAGGAAAGAGTTCTCATTATTGAAATGGATGAATCTTTAAGTgcttattaaattttaattttagagcTAAATTTAGGATGTTTCCGACTTTATTCTTCTATAACTGGCTGCATGATATTGCATCGGTAATTTTTCTTCCCTTGTCCTCCGATAATATGTCACGCAATTTAAGGAATCTGCTCTTACCAGTTCTCTGTGTTCTCATGTAATTAGGTCCGAGTGTTCTTTTCTGTCCCTGAGAGTGTAGCCGCAGAAATTGAGCTCCCTGATTCATTTTACAACCTTTCGGCTTTGGAATTGAAAAGGGAAGCAGAGATGCGGAAGAAGAAATTGGAAGATTCAAAGCTTTTGATCCCTAAATCTTACAGGGAAAAGCAGGCAAAAGCAGCAAAAAAACGGTACAAGAGAACTGTCATTAGAATACAATTTCCTGATGGAGTGGTACTTCAAGCCATTTTTTCTCCATCAGAACTTACTGGCGCTCTGTATGAGGTTAGTCCTCTGATATTATGGTGTTATGTACATGAATCTTAAAAGTTAATTCTTGGTTTCAAATCTGTTATTCCCTACACATGAATTTCTTTATGAGATGTTTGAACTTTCCGGGTATAATTtagtttgatatgattaactCACAGGCCTATATCTGAAATCACTGTATTCTTGTAATTAATGTTGTAATAATACCTGTTGATTTTGTAGACGAAAATAAATAGGAGCATGTTGTATGATTTTGACCTCAAATTATCAAGTCTGGTTGTTCTAAGATGAAGGTATTGCCTTTCGCAAATTTATTTCGGTTAATAAACAAACAACACGTGGTTGCACTATTTGTTGTCTGCATGTAATATACTTCATCTTATTCTACCGACATTTGGTTTTTACACTAGTTTGTGAGCTCTGCACTGAAAGAACCAAGCTTAGAATTCGAGCTGCTACACCCAGTTTTGGTTAAACGGCGGGTAATCCCACATTTTTCGCCGGCAGGAGAGAAAACCGTTACACTTGAAGATGAAGATTTGGTTCCTGCGGTCCTTATCAAGTTCAGACCCATCGAGACAGACGCCATCGTGTTCACAGGTCTCTGCGATGAACTCCTCGAAAAAATCGAGCCCCTTGTGCCTGATTCAGCCGTCCCCCCGTTGTAATCTCTACAGATTTCTCCATTTAAGAAACAAAGAtcaaccttttttttttgtcttccGATATATTTAACTCCAcggttttcaattattttgatgATCAATGCGGGTGTAACAAGTCTATTGTAATGcgaataaagatattttttattaatatatcgaTTAATTAGATCTTTCAGATTTTTGGCCAACAAGCGATTCGAAAAAAGGCCAGCTTGAACATTGTTTAAGAAAAATAACTTCATGGTTGAGAGGGAGTTCTGGGATTGGGCaatgatttgaattttgaagAAATGAAGGGGTAAAATAAATTAGGATCTGATGAGGGTGAGTGCATGCAAGTGGAGCTAGTTTGGTTTGCGGGGCATGACAGATGACAAGTGAATGGAATCCAGCTATCTTTATTCACATCCCCGCAACCTCGTGTCTCGCGAAATCTTACTCCCACTCCCCAACCCGGCACGCTGATATATGGAACCCCACGGGgtcaaaatcataattttttcagTCCAAATCCGAACCTTCATTCGTCATCTTCGATGTTACGAATCATCAATCGAACAcataaagaaaaggaaaaaaataatcttGACCGTCGGATTTCTGACACACCCAActccctcttttttttttggggtatTTTAACTCCTCTTGTTTTTGTGTACGTGTGTAATGTTAATATGTTATACTCTAAATGGCACGAATACAGTAAATTCAGAATAAATGTGTGTTGTTACACTTCACTCACTCTGTAATTAAGTGTACCAAGCTTGGGTGTTGGCATTGCGATTTCCTTCGTCAAAAGCATGCCACTCCCCCTTGCTTTTTCTTTGTCTAAAGCTATTTTCTTGGTGCCGTTCTCTTTGGGGTCTTGTGATAGGGGTAAAAGATTCGATTTTTGGAGTTCAAGAGGAAGAAATACTGGGAAACGGTTCATGGGTTTATTGCTTCTTGTTCTTCTCTTTCTGGTTTCTGCTTCTTCTGCTGATGAAGGTTTGTGCTTTTTCTTTCTTAACTTGCTTGCGTAAACTGTTCtgtgttttttttcctttatttggTTTCGTTTTGCTGATTTTTTAGTTCTCTTGTCCTTTGCGTATCGCTTATCCTTGAATGCCACTCTTATTCCTTAGTCATTCGTTGTCATTTGGCATTTTTGTTCTGAGAAATATTGTCCTGTATTCATTTAACTAACTTTAGTTTAGTATGATTTTGGTGGGAGTTACGCTACAGTTAGTTTATTTATGACTGTATTAGGGTATTATGCATTTATGCACTGCTAATTATAGAAATTTGTACATGTGGAATTTCTTGGAAAAGTTTACTTTTGCTATGGACATTTTTCTCGAATAAAAACCTCCAATGTGTCCTGGTcagatttgaattttttttctattgcTAAACAGCTTAGATTGTTTTCTGTTTAGACATATAAAGTGCATTATAGCTTTAAATAAATTTGGGCAGAATTATTTCTCCCAGTTTGGTCCTATTCATGTCAGTTTCGGAGtcattttgtcatttttatatattaaaatatgtcaGCAAGTGACAAATCGCTGACAGTGCAGTTCCATATTTTAATAGATGAATCTGCATTTGTGTTTCATTTTTACGCACATGGGATACGTCCATATGTTTGATATTTCTTTCCTGTACAGCAGTGCAGGTGCTTTCATGTATGTTTTTTTTGTACACATGCTGCGGCAATAATTGAAGTATCAAAATAGTGAGGCAATCTGGGATGTTGCCCATGATATTTGTTGAAATTTCATAACAAAAGTCTgttaattttttacatttttccTTCTGAAAAGGACGGCATCCTTGATCCTAGTGTGGTGAACTTTCTAGGGGTTATGAACTTTCTTGTGCAAAAGTATATCACTGCCCGCAATTGGAGTGAGAACATTAAGTAAGTTTGAAGTTTGGTCGATAATGACATGACCAGTTTCGTGAAAAATCTCAAGGATACAAGTTGTTTATTTAATGAAATCAGTTAAAGAAATCAATTGAATCGAGTATTTTACACCATGGATAAATCACCAGCTAGTTTATGTCTTAAAGTTGATCACAGATATAAAAACACATTGCTTTAATTGGAGGATATATCTTGGACACTGTGTCTGTGCAATATATGAAGAAGATGGTGTCATTGTGTGCTAAGTATGTTTCTCTGAAGAAATGCAGTTTGGAAGAGATTTCTAGTTTCAGCCTTCAGTCCTTTTAACCATTCTAATCTTATGCTTTAGAACGAATTGACTAGGAGTTTTCTTGGAAAATGTTGGCTGTGATAATTGTTGATATTACGAGGTGGATAATAGGTTTCCGGATTTTGTTTATTCCTCTGTTATTCTGCTCTGGCGCACTGGTTCTGTCATTAAAATTGCATTTCCATAATTCCATTTTCCAAACTTGTGTAATTAAGCATCGGGCTCGGCCCTTAGATGCTGCAATCTTGTctttttaatcattattttttagttAGTGAATAAATTCTTATCACACTCGCAAAGTTTTTCACttgacaaaattattttttcttgaattttctatTTCCCTTCATATATTATTAATGTACAATTAAGAATGTATGGTCTTATTCATTGGACTGATAGCTTGTACATCTGTTTTGAAAAGAATTTTGAATGATCTGCTTAATGATATTGCATCTTAAGGcaatttttttagtattttacgCTGTGGTACTTTTTCCAACTCAAATTGGCTGATCATTTGAAACATCTCAAATCTTATACTTTCAAGCTCAACTCTAGATTTGAGATAAACTGGTTCCACGCTTGCCTCCAGTGACGGAATCAATATCCCGACTAAAGGGGTGgaacttaaaaaataaagattttttcaaACATGGTGGTCAAATCACATTTGCCACTTATGTTTTCTTAGAAAAATATACTCTCGACTACAGGAAAATTGTGCTATGGATGGGGAGACTGCTAGCTTTTCCTTTTTCCGCCAGCACTTCCCTCAGTTAATTATTTTAGTCCATTGTCTTTGTCTCTAGCCAAGTTCGTTATGTCTTTATTTCTTATCTTCAGGGGCTTTCATTGGCGTGAATATCGGCACAGCGCTATCTGACATGCCAAATCCAACTCAAGTGGTGGCCCTTTTGAAGGTTCAGCAAATCCGCCACATCAGGCTTTATGATGCTGACCGAGCCATGCTACTGGCACTTGCGAACACTGGAATTCGGGTCACCATATCCGTGCCAAATGACGAGCTTTTAGGCATTGGGCAATCTAACGCCAGTGCAGCAAATTGGGTTTCTCGCAATGTTCTTGCACATGTCCCTGCCACCAATATCACTGGAATAGCTGTTGGATCTGAAGTCCTTTCCACTCTACCAAATGCAGCTCCAATCCTAGTCTCTGCCATTAAATTTATCTACTCTGCACTTGTAGCCTCTAATCTTGATTCCCAAATCAAAGTTTCTACTCCACATTCTTCTTCTATAATCCTCGACTCATTTCCTCCCTCCCAAGCTTTCTTTAACCGTAGCTGGGACCCTGTAATGGTCCCATTGCTGAAGTTTCTACAGTCCTCAGGATCGTATCTTATGCTTAATGTTTATCCATATTATGATTACATGCAATCCAATGGTGTGATTCCATTGGATTATGCTCTGTTTCGTCCTCTTTCTCCTACCAAGGAAGCCGTAGATCCTAACACACTTTTACATTACACCAATGTCTTTGATGCAGTTGTTGATGCGGCATATTTTGCAATGTCTTATCAAAACTTTACGAACATCCCAATTGTAGTGACTGAAACTGGTTGGCCTTCCAAAGGCGACTCTTCTGAGCCAGATGCCACTCTTGAAAATGCCAATACTTACAACAGTAACCTCATCAGACATGTTCTTAACTCGACGGGTACCCCAAAGCATCCTGGGATTGCAGTTAGCTCGTACATTTATGAACTTTACAATGAAGATCTTCGAGCTGGGCCAATTTCGGAAAAAAACTGGGGGCTCTTTAATGGAAATGGTGTTCCTGTTTATATTCTCCACTTGACCGGTTCGGGAACAGTTTTGGCAAATGATACTACGAATCAGACATTTTGTGTTGCAAAGGAAGGTGCTGATCCGAAGATGATACAGGCAGCGTTAGATTGGGCTTGTGGTCCTGGAAAAGTTGATTGCTCTATTCTTGTGCAAGGGCAACCATGCTATGAACCAGATACAGTTGTGGGGCATGCATCATATGCTTTCAATGCGTATTATCACAGAATGGCTATGACTGATGGAACATGTAACTTCAATGGAGTAGCCATCATCTCTACCACTGATCCAAGTATGCCACCAAAACTTTTTCTCATGTTAAACTTCGACAGATTATATTGATAAAAACACGAATAAATTAGTTAGTTACTATTGACACTGATTTTTTGTATATGTTTTCTGGTGCAGGCCATGGCTCTTGCATTTATCCGGGAAGGTATAAAATGATTCTTCCTCCAAAGAAATGCCAAATGTAATATGCTTCTACTGAATTTTTTCTCAACATGTCAATCTTTTTCTTGCAGTGGCGGAAGAAATGAAACCTTTGTAAATGGCACCACTCTTGTTCCTACCAATTCCACGACATCGGGTTGCAATTCACGACATTTCcgtcaagaaaatatttatgttcgTGTTATAACCGTTTGGTTTGTACTCTGGTGTGCCGTATATTTGTAGTGGTATTTAGAATTCTGTCATGGTATTTTTGTAGTTAAACTGTAATGCCTAGAGACAGTTGGTTTTGTCTTCATTTGACAATTCGAGCACACCACCCATTTTTGTTCACTCTGCGAATTTAAGGGTGGGCAACATCGAGTGGGAAATGGTTGGATGACAAGTAAAAGTCAACTGATTCCTTAATTTGTGCAAATAATTCAAGTTGATCATTTAAATTGATTGATGCAACTATCTCTTGGTTCAAGTGTGATGTACGTTCTCGTTGAACTTTCTCTAAATTTAAGGATGATGCATTTGCATAAATTTTTGGATCGTAGTGTCTCCTTTTGCTCTGTCGAAAACGATAAGATTTAAAATTAAGATTCGATAATGGCATTGTATCTAGGATCTTTCCCAAGTCAACGATGATGTTAGTACGTTGCATTGATATTTGAACACTTGTAGTTCTTGTCGAAATAAAATATAGTAGCCGATCCTTTGCTACTTGATCGCAGAATAGACTCGCATGTTCTATGCTGAGCCAAATTCGAGTTCTTATCATGCAAGTTATAATCAGGTTCTACTACTTATTATACCGTTGTAATAAAACAATGGAAAAAAACAAACacataaaagagtttattcagcAGTTTTACAAGATAAAATTCGGATGGCAAGAATCACATTCAAATCCTTACAAGATAAAATTGGAATGGCAAGAACCACATACAAATCCTTCGGAACCCACAAGCGTCAGCTGTGAGCCAGCATGTTCATTACAATATGGCTTATTACAAAAACTGCATTTTGGAAGCTCGAGCCAACAATTCAAGCACAAAGAATCCACACAAGCTGCTTCTTCGAGTTCATCAATACCGTTGAAGCAAATTCCGCATTCTTTGCATCTCGGAATGCAAAGATCGCATCCCCTACATTTCTTCTCACAGACGAGTCGAGGGCAGTCGAAAACCATTCTTACTTCATCGCATATTGGACATACATCCACATCGATTGAGTGATAAGTCTCTTCGTGCAAAAGGGTGGGGAGTTTCTTGTGATAAAAGATCTTGGATTGGTTTGGTCTCGATTTAAGGTTTGGGTTGATTAGCTCTTGAAGAgttttgagttcttgtttgttgATGCCATAGATGCCGTTGATTCTGAGACAGTTTAGAATGGGATTTGTTTGTGTGAGGAATCTTACTGCTGTGATGATTCCTTCTGTTGATAAGTTTGTGCAGGATGGTACATAAAGCTGCAAAAATAAACTTCGGAGTGATGCAAAAATATATGTACAAGGAGCATATGGTATAAAATATAGTAGGGGAAGGTTAAGTATTCAATCccttcaaaataaattaatagcaCACAAAAAATAGTTGAAAAATCTATGTTTGGGTAAAATCACTTCATGTTTCATGCATTCGGTGATGTGTTGACATGAGATTAAAGCTAAATAATGAGAAAAACAAGTCTTATGAAATCAATAATGGAGACAACATATAAAATAACTCCGGACCAAAGGCTAAACCTTGCTGATACAAGAATTTTGTGCCACAACCCTCAACAACCCATCATCTGTAATCTTCACGCAGTTCAATAGAGCCAGAACTTGCAACCGTCCTTTCGCTTTCAACGCTATTCTCATAAGAATGTCATCTGAAATACCAAAATTCAAAGGCCGGTCCACAACGAGTTGCATCCATGGTAATATGTCGTTGTTTATGGCATCTCCAAGTGATCTGCAGACTTGGGACATGGACAAAAGTTCAAACAGAGGAAGATAAGTTAAAACAAAGAAGATTGCTTCATGGGGGGATGATCTTTGTTCTAAACAATTGCTCTGTCCATTGTTCTCTTCCATTCGTATGATTTCTTGGTTCTTGGTTTGCTTGAATGGAAATTTTTTAGGGGTTGAATTCAAAGATTTGATTCCACAAAAGGAATTTAAGCAAGTATTAGGAACAGAACGAGGATGACAAGGGAAGTTGAACGCAAGATATTATTGTGGAAGTTTCATAGATTTATATGGAATGTAGCGATTGTGGCTGGGAGTATGGCGGCATATTAAGTAACAAGAAAATCAGACCCTTCATTTTCTTGGTCGAAGTTACATACGTACCCTTCAATTTGTTTAGAGCAAATGAGAAAAATGCCCCTACAGGAGGAGCTTGATGCTAATATTCAACACAAGCATCTCCATTAGCAAAATCTCGAACGAATGTTCACCAGAAacaataaaatacaagattAATATGCCAATTACTAAACAAAAAATCATGGTGCAAATTCGTTTCTTccatggaagacatcatgtatcaaTCTGTATGATTCTCAATTTTCAAGAATCGTAAAAAAACAAGTCGGGAATTAACAATTCATCTTCGTGCATCGATATCCAAAGGCTCCACAGCAGTCTTGAAGAGAAGAACATAGAATTTATCTATTGAGAAATACAAAAAACCTCCCAAGGAATGTGTCACATATGAACCAAAGCTCGTTCCGACGATGCAATGCCAAGCTGGACCATATGTAGAGTCAAAATCCTGCAAACCAGCACAAGCTCATTATGTAAGCTAGCTTGTCGCATGAATTAAGTATAAGACAGCTCGATTGATGttcaaaaaattcaagataGAGATCAGGTTAGTTGAAATTTACAATTGAACCCCGAGCACTCGAAGATTGAAGTTTA
Coding sequences:
- the LOC140970045 gene encoding glucan endo-1,3-beta-glucosidase 3-like isoform X2, coding for MEWYFKPFFLHQNLLALCMRGKRFDFWSSRGRNTGKRFMGLLLLVLLFLVSASSADEGAFIGVNIGTALSDMPNPTQVVALLKVQQIRHIRLYDADRAMLLALANTGIRVTISVPNDELLGIGQSNASAANWVSRNVLAHVPATNITGIAVGSEVLSTLPNAAPILVSAIKFIYSALVASNLDSQIKVSTPHSSSIILDSFPPSQAFFNRSWDPVMVPLLKFLQSSGSYLMLNVYPYYDYMQSNGVIPLDYALFRPLSPTKEAVDPNTLLHYTNVFDAVVDAAYFAMSYQNFTNIPIVVTETGWPSKGDSSEPDATLENANTYNSNLIRHVLNSTGTPKHPGIAVSSYIYELYNEDLRAGPISEKNWGLFNGNGVPVYILHLTGSGTVLANDTTNQTFCVAKEGADPKMIQAALDWACGPGKVDCSILVQGQPCYEPDTVVGHASYAFNAYYHRMAMTDGTCNFNGVAIISTTDPSHGSCIYPGSGGRNETFVNGTTLVPTNSTTSGCNSRHFRQENIYVRVITVWFVLWCAVYL
- the LOC140970045 gene encoding glucan endo-1,3-beta-glucosidase 3-like isoform X1; translated protein: MPLPLAFSLSKAIFLVPFSLGSCDRGKRFDFWSSRGRNTGKRFMGLLLLVLLFLVSASSADEGAFIGVNIGTALSDMPNPTQVVALLKVQQIRHIRLYDADRAMLLALANTGIRVTISVPNDELLGIGQSNASAANWVSRNVLAHVPATNITGIAVGSEVLSTLPNAAPILVSAIKFIYSALVASNLDSQIKVSTPHSSSIILDSFPPSQAFFNRSWDPVMVPLLKFLQSSGSYLMLNVYPYYDYMQSNGVIPLDYALFRPLSPTKEAVDPNTLLHYTNVFDAVVDAAYFAMSYQNFTNIPIVVTETGWPSKGDSSEPDATLENANTYNSNLIRHVLNSTGTPKHPGIAVSSYIYELYNEDLRAGPISEKNWGLFNGNGVPVYILHLTGSGTVLANDTTNQTFCVAKEGADPKMIQAALDWACGPGKVDCSILVQGQPCYEPDTVVGHASYAFNAYYHRMAMTDGTCNFNGVAIISTTDPSHGSCIYPGSGGRNETFVNGTTLVPTNSTTSGCNSRHFRQENIYVRVITVWFVLWCAVYL
- the LOC140970059 gene encoding plant UBX domain-containing protein 2-like, which gives rise to MDDVKDKMKGLMKKVNNPFSSSNSSKFKGQGRVLGSSSSPDQVLSSSLSNSKALPQKTNNISEPLPRKVSNSSEQKLENKKPEILANKNRDEKDGNGFDPFNSLITSGRRNPHGYSLKVFECPVCSKVYSSEEEVSAHVESCLSSSDLSNENGGEELVGGETRLQDCVSAYVSGKPKDSSMEVVMRLFKNVVVDPQNAKFRKIRLGNPKIKEAIGDVPGGIELLECIGFELKEEGEEMWLTMEVPSEYQLGLVKKAISLLDPKKDEELLSTAPAKIEEDLQPQKVDRQV
- the LOC140970077 gene encoding F-box protein SKIP28-like codes for the protein MEENNGQSNCLEQRSSPHEAIFFVLTYLPLFELLSMSQVCRSLGDAINNDILPWMQLVVDRPLNFGISDDILMRIALKAKGRLQVLALLNCVKITDDGLLRVVAQNSCISKLYVPSCTNLSTEGIITAVRFLTQTNPILNCLRINGIYGINKQELKTLQELINPNLKSRPNQSKIFYHKKLPTLLHEETYHSIDVDVCPICDEVRMVFDCPRLVCEKKCRGCDLCIPRCKECGICFNGIDELEEAACVDSLCLNCWLELPKCSFCNKPYCNEHAGSQLTLVGSEGFVCGSCHSNFIL